The proteins below are encoded in one region of Aquisphaera giovannonii:
- the hemL gene encoding glutamate-1-semialdehyde 2,1-aminomutase yields MSPSTPAVSRPDFRLPKSHEAFARANRVIPGGVNSPARAFGAVGGEPPFMAKAEGAYLFDIDGHQYIDYIGSWGPMILGHGHPHVREAAARALELGTSFGAPTVREAEIAEAVAAAVPSIEKVRFVSSGTEATMSAIRLARGATGRDKVIKMAGHYHGHVDALLIQAGSAATTLGTPNSPGVTAGAAKDTLLCPFNDADAVAALLEQHRGEVAAVLLEPIAGNMGLVPPGPGYLEALRALTERHGVLLVFDEVMTGFRVAYGGAQALYGVTPDMTTLGKIVGGGLPAAAYGSSAKVMDRVSPAGPVFQAGTLSGNPLAMAAGLATLETLREGHAYERLEALSARLAEGLGRAARDAKVPHVVQRVGSMLTLFFHDGPVRNYDDARRSDTALFARFFWEMLARGVYLPCSQFEAAFVSAAHTEADIDHTIDAAREALAAAAG; encoded by the coding sequence ATGAGCCCAAGCACCCCCGCCGTCTCCCGCCCCGACTTCCGGCTCCCGAAAAGCCACGAGGCCTTCGCCCGCGCCAACCGCGTGATCCCCGGGGGCGTGAACAGCCCGGCCCGGGCGTTCGGCGCGGTCGGGGGCGAGCCCCCGTTCATGGCGAAGGCCGAGGGGGCGTACCTCTTCGACATCGACGGGCATCAATACATCGACTACATCGGCTCGTGGGGGCCGATGATCCTCGGCCACGGCCACCCGCACGTCCGCGAGGCGGCGGCGCGGGCGCTCGAGCTGGGCACGAGCTTCGGCGCCCCGACGGTCCGCGAGGCGGAGATCGCCGAGGCCGTGGCGGCGGCGGTCCCGTCGATCGAGAAGGTCCGCTTCGTCTCGTCGGGGACCGAGGCGACGATGTCCGCCATCCGGCTGGCCCGCGGCGCCACCGGCCGCGACAAGGTCATCAAGATGGCCGGCCACTACCACGGCCACGTCGACGCCCTGCTCATCCAGGCTGGCTCCGCCGCGACCACGCTGGGGACGCCCAACAGCCCGGGCGTCACCGCCGGCGCCGCGAAGGATACCCTGCTCTGCCCGTTCAACGACGCCGACGCCGTGGCCGCCCTGCTGGAGCAGCACCGCGGGGAGGTCGCCGCGGTCCTCCTCGAGCCGATCGCCGGCAACATGGGCCTCGTGCCCCCCGGCCCGGGATACCTCGAGGCCCTCCGCGCGCTGACCGAGCGGCACGGCGTGCTGCTCGTCTTCGACGAGGTCATGACGGGCTTCCGCGTGGCCTACGGCGGAGCCCAGGCGCTCTACGGGGTCACGCCCGACATGACGACGCTCGGCAAGATCGTCGGCGGCGGCCTCCCCGCGGCGGCCTACGGCTCCTCGGCCAAGGTCATGGACCGGGTCTCCCCGGCCGGCCCCGTCTTCCAGGCCGGCACCCTCTCCGGCAACCCGCTGGCGATGGCCGCCGGCCTCGCCACGCTCGAGACGCTGCGAGAGGGCCACGCCTACGAGAGGCTCGAAGCCCTCTCCGCCCGCCTGGCCGAGGGCCTGGGACGCGCCGCCCGCGACGCGAAGGTCCCGCACGTCGTCCAGCGCGTCGGCAGCATGCTGACGCTCTTCTTCCACGACGGCCCGGTCCGCAACTACGACGACGCGAGGCGGAGCGACACCGCGCTCTTCGCCCGGTTCTTCTGGGAGATGCTCGCCCGCGGCGTCTACCTGCCGTGCAGCCAGTTCGAGGCCGCGTTCGTCTCCGCCGCCCACACCGAGGCCGACATCGACCACACCATCGACGCCGCCCGCGAGGCCCTGGCCGCCGCCGCGGGCTGA
- a CDS encoding HEAT repeat domain-containing protein: MSIPVLVQAYDEVRRLAIAGSMVAPGDFRLKKLLPPLEQAGKKAPVFAKLAEAVARLVESKEQSSAAALLDLATMINSILYTQGETGMEGELTPLAAADAGRFETRASARMLKPLLEALASKGSGRFEVIRDAFERGAFRDLRLIAPALAAIDDGYAEIADLIADKILPLYGRAIFPGLEAGFDPKGRGGHVRRLVLMHRIDPHAARPHVLRAFEEGSQEVRVAAIGCLGDSPDDLPFLMQNAKSRSRDVQAATLKALARSGADEAARTLCEAIRTGALEQAVEPVRESRHPIVAGFLIDEAEAQFRALLEGKEKDAKKLGKQNERMDLLLRCLRGRDDARTEALLLGMFGERERLDGIKGTPGGKDVIERLQAVMAEGPPRVQSALIEAHATLSPQGLGHALAAADASRPAAEVFDLFSPYLTARVDEKKKDRDPAWRKRETVVAHFLLPYRSRRPAGYQAPDATKIDPRWLDLAVELGRADLIEAIAVPGHAGAREFLTRRFREKFGRRGKEFEMAEVLDAMIRAGHPDATDLVIELIRTFSTKKSPYGYTGVGYWLGDLIRELPRAEAYPKLEAILPTLPEAMIDDLLGYVTDLKRPEATPAESAATT, from the coding sequence ATGAGCATTCCCGTCCTGGTCCAGGCCTACGATGAGGTCCGGCGGCTGGCCATCGCCGGCAGCATGGTCGCGCCCGGGGACTTCCGCCTCAAGAAGCTCCTGCCGCCGCTGGAGCAGGCCGGCAAGAAGGCCCCCGTCTTCGCGAAGCTCGCCGAGGCCGTCGCACGCCTCGTCGAGAGCAAGGAGCAGTCCTCGGCGGCGGCGCTCCTGGACCTGGCCACGATGATCAACTCCATCCTCTACACCCAGGGCGAGACGGGGATGGAGGGCGAGCTGACGCCGCTGGCCGCCGCCGACGCGGGCCGCTTCGAGACGCGGGCCTCCGCGCGGATGCTCAAGCCGCTCCTGGAGGCGCTCGCGTCCAAGGGCTCGGGTCGCTTCGAGGTCATCCGCGACGCCTTCGAGCGGGGGGCGTTCCGCGACCTCCGCCTGATCGCGCCGGCCCTGGCCGCGATCGACGACGGCTACGCGGAGATCGCCGACCTGATCGCCGACAAGATCCTGCCCCTCTATGGCAGGGCGATCTTCCCCGGGCTGGAGGCGGGCTTCGACCCGAAGGGCCGGGGCGGCCACGTGCGGAGGCTGGTGCTGATGCACCGGATCGACCCGCACGCCGCGCGGCCCCACGTCCTGCGGGCCTTCGAGGAGGGCTCCCAGGAGGTCCGCGTCGCTGCGATCGGCTGCCTGGGCGACTCGCCGGACGACCTGCCGTTCCTGATGCAGAACGCGAAGTCCAGGTCCAGGGACGTGCAGGCCGCGACCCTGAAGGCGCTGGCCCGGTCGGGCGCGGACGAGGCCGCGAGGACGCTCTGCGAGGCGATCCGGACCGGCGCCCTGGAGCAGGCCGTCGAGCCCGTCCGGGAGAGTCGCCACCCCATCGTCGCGGGCTTCCTGATCGACGAGGCCGAGGCGCAGTTCCGGGCCCTGCTCGAGGGCAAGGAGAAGGACGCCAAGAAGCTCGGCAAGCAGAACGAGCGCATGGACCTGCTCCTGCGATGCCTCAGGGGGCGCGACGATGCCAGGACGGAGGCCCTCCTGCTGGGGATGTTCGGGGAGCGGGAGCGGCTCGACGGGATCAAGGGGACGCCCGGCGGCAAGGACGTGATCGAGCGGCTCCAGGCCGTCATGGCCGAGGGCCCGCCCCGCGTGCAGTCGGCGCTCATCGAGGCGCACGCGACGCTGTCCCCGCAGGGCCTCGGCCATGCCCTCGCCGCCGCCGATGCGTCGCGGCCCGCAGCCGAGGTCTTCGACCTCTTCAGCCCGTACCTCACCGCCCGCGTGGACGAGAAGAAGAAGGACCGGGACCCCGCCTGGAGGAAGCGGGAGACGGTGGTCGCGCATTTCCTGCTCCCGTACAGGTCGAGGAGGCCCGCGGGCTACCAGGCCCCGGACGCGACGAAGATCGACCCGCGGTGGCTGGACCTGGCGGTCGAGCTCGGGCGGGCCGACCTGATCGAGGCGATCGCCGTGCCGGGGCACGCCGGGGCGCGCGAGTTCCTCACGAGGCGATTCCGGGAGAAATTCGGCCGGCGGGGGAAGGAATTCGAGATGGCCGAGGTCCTCGACGCCATGATCCGGGCCGGGCATCCCGACGCGACCGACCTCGTCATCGAGCTGATCCGGACGTTCTCGACGAAGAAGTCGCCCTACGGATACACGGGCGTGGGCTACTGGCTCGGCGACCTCATCCGGGAGCTCCCCCGGGCCGAGGCCTACCCGAAGTTGGAGGCGATCCTGCCCACGCTGCCCGAGGCGATGATCGACGACCTGCTGGGATACGTGACCGACCTGAAGCGGCCCGAGGCGACCCCGGCCGAATCCGCCGCCACCACCTAA
- the amrB gene encoding AmmeMemoRadiSam system protein B, producing the protein MNVRTPAVAGRFYEAEPHRLRGDVRRMLDEAAPAGGGGAEALIVPHAGYAYSAPVAASGYAWLMPRASEIRRVILLGTCHTAGVEGLAASGAAAFETPLGAVPVDREAVGRVAGLEGVSVRDDVHARDHALEVQLPFLQVVLDRFAIVPFLVGAASPGEVAGVIDALWDAPGTAVVVSSDLSHYHGYEEARRMDEATARAIEAMDESALGPGSACGRFAIAGLLRAARERGLACRMVDLRSSGDTAGRRDRVVGYGAFVLLDDAEEEG; encoded by the coding sequence ATGAACGTCCGAACGCCTGCCGTGGCCGGCCGGTTCTACGAGGCCGAGCCGCATCGACTGCGAGGCGATGTCCGGCGAATGCTGGACGAGGCCGCTCCGGCGGGGGGAGGTGGGGCCGAGGCCCTGATCGTGCCGCACGCCGGCTACGCGTACTCGGCGCCCGTCGCGGCGAGCGGCTACGCGTGGCTGATGCCCCGGGCCTCGGAGATCCGCCGGGTGATCCTGCTGGGGACCTGCCACACCGCGGGCGTGGAGGGGCTGGCCGCGTCCGGGGCGGCCGCCTTCGAGACGCCGCTCGGGGCCGTGCCCGTGGATCGCGAGGCGGTCGGGCGCGTGGCCGGGCTGGAGGGCGTCTCGGTCCGCGACGACGTCCACGCCCGCGACCATGCGCTGGAAGTGCAGCTGCCCTTCCTCCAGGTCGTGCTGGACCGGTTCGCGATCGTGCCGTTCCTGGTCGGTGCGGCGTCGCCCGGCGAGGTGGCCGGCGTCATCGATGCCCTGTGGGATGCCCCGGGCACGGCCGTCGTCGTCAGCTCCGACCTGAGCCATTATCACGGGTACGAGGAGGCCCGACGCATGGACGAGGCGACGGCCCGCGCCATCGAGGCGATGGACGAGTCGGCGCTCGGCCCCGGATCCGCCTGCGGCCGGTTCGCCATCGCCGGGCTGCTCCGCGCCGCCCGCGAGCGCGGCCTGGCCTGCCGCATGGTCGACCTCCGCTCTTCCGGCGACACGGCCGGCCGCCGCGACCGGGTGGTCGGCTACGGGGCCTTCGTCCTGCTCGACGACGCGGAAGAGGAGGGATGA
- a CDS encoding carbohydrate-binding family 9-like protein translates to MKRSCRLLAPACLAAAAAILTPVAEPLRGDDSPDIVTRHAVCRRAATPPVLDGKLDDPCWKQAVPIEKFASFWDKTPREGTRVYLAWDDEALYWAGTMTDAEVRAFGNKRNDHLWNGDVLEFFLKPSAERPEYFEFQGNPNAAVFELAFPKPGHGLKDTHDGPALGTAVAATVDGTLDHPGDADRGWTLEGRIPWTAFASAGGRPRPGDTWKFAVCRYDYGPDGTKPVLMSSAPLSQPSFHRHGDYGSLTFEGPRAAGK, encoded by the coding sequence ATGAAACGATCCTGCCGCCTCCTGGCGCCGGCTTGCCTCGCGGCCGCCGCGGCCATCCTCACGCCCGTCGCGGAGCCGCTCCGCGGCGACGATTCCCCCGACATCGTCACGCGACACGCCGTCTGCCGGAGGGCCGCAACGCCACCCGTGCTCGACGGCAAGCTCGACGACCCTTGCTGGAAGCAGGCCGTCCCCATCGAGAAGTTCGCCTCGTTCTGGGACAAGACGCCGCGCGAAGGCACGCGCGTCTACCTCGCCTGGGACGACGAGGCGCTCTACTGGGCCGGCACGATGACCGACGCGGAGGTCCGGGCCTTCGGGAACAAGCGGAACGACCACCTCTGGAACGGGGACGTCCTCGAGTTCTTCCTGAAGCCGTCGGCCGAGCGGCCGGAGTACTTCGAGTTCCAGGGCAACCCCAACGCCGCGGTCTTCGAGCTGGCCTTCCCGAAGCCCGGCCACGGGCTCAAGGACACGCACGACGGGCCGGCCCTCGGGACGGCCGTCGCGGCGACCGTGGACGGCACTCTCGACCACCCGGGCGACGCGGACCGGGGCTGGACGCTCGAGGGCCGCATCCCCTGGACCGCCTTCGCCTCCGCCGGCGGGAGGCCCAGGCCCGGCGACACCTGGAAGTTTGCCGTCTGCCGCTACGACTACGGCCCGGACGGCACGAAGCCCGTCCTCATGAGCTCCGCGCCCCTCTCGCAGCCGAGCTTCCACCGGCACGGAGACTACGGCTCGCTCACCTTCGAGGGACCACGCGCGGCGGGCAAATAG
- a CDS encoding glycoside hydrolase family 71/99-like protein, giving the protein MRSVHGAGRILFAACLATTLGAGERAGEASEGGPAQSQRTLILAHDMPWFVAKPASPSWGWHWTMNAFDPDRVDAATGRRPIASHFQPLIGPYDSGDPAVLEYHLLLMKLAGIDGVIADWYGLSDLDDYPIIHRNTAALVAAAEKLGLKFAVCYEDRTITRLVEAGRLAKADRVKHARETLAWLRDHWFRSPAYLRWDGRPVLLSFGEDGLSDREWEEALPQEIGAPVYLSEHRRRPRAEGGFDWPVPKEGLAAFDRFREASAGWPVRMPAAYVRFKDIYAEAKVRESYGELPDRGGGMLETTLGEALAMKPPFVQVATWNDWGEGTQIEPSAEFGYRDLETIQRLRRERIDRSFAPRGQDLRLVYQLYQLRGLQASRPGMKARLDEVAADLAAGRLARAREALGTLEAASRTPPVEDGPFLRPADEDGAEPTWGIKGGIAIGLWPNRGPRGLIRIYTPYLNQPRLTPMNFIAVEPIVGNARGLSELEPSRFDPGMTGKAMWSADRRDLAVSRRDPRRPARGVISTEDGGKTLHVSIGIEPFDNGARPIIGVTFREGRPHEVTFVVEAVEGSAAIRACILTATMGNYARLRTLGLKRGAVTAASLYTPFRPVFAGFAAHREWPLEDLIVRDDKAFVAAWPDEPDPSHATYDRDVFRGWHYRGDVATQYWSTMATPGLVARVNARETYWASTAKIPGGVAFENFELEVPFAPVREFRFGIEPGLIREPAGPDPGR; this is encoded by the coding sequence ATGCGGTCGGTGCACGGGGCAGGTCGGATCCTCTTCGCGGCCTGCCTGGCGACGACACTCGGAGCGGGCGAGAGGGCCGGCGAGGCGTCCGAGGGGGGACCGGCGCAGTCGCAACGGACCCTGATCCTCGCGCATGACATGCCCTGGTTCGTCGCCAAGCCCGCCTCGCCGTCATGGGGCTGGCACTGGACGATGAACGCGTTCGACCCCGACCGGGTGGACGCGGCGACGGGGCGGCGGCCGATCGCGTCGCACTTCCAGCCGCTCATCGGGCCGTACGACTCGGGCGACCCGGCGGTCCTCGAGTACCACCTCCTGCTGATGAAGCTCGCCGGGATCGACGGCGTCATCGCGGACTGGTATGGCCTTTCCGACTTGGATGACTATCCGATCATTCACCGGAACACCGCCGCGCTCGTCGCGGCGGCGGAGAAGCTCGGGCTGAAGTTCGCGGTCTGCTACGAGGACCGGACGATCACGCGGCTCGTCGAGGCGGGCCGGCTGGCGAAGGCCGACCGCGTGAAGCACGCCCGGGAGACGCTCGCTTGGCTGCGCGACCACTGGTTCCGGTCGCCGGCGTACCTCAGGTGGGACGGCCGGCCGGTGCTGCTCTCGTTCGGCGAGGACGGCCTGAGCGACCGGGAGTGGGAGGAGGCGTTGCCGCAGGAGATTGGCGCCCCGGTCTATCTCAGCGAGCACCGCCGCCGCCCCCGCGCCGAGGGGGGCTTCGACTGGCCGGTCCCGAAGGAGGGGCTCGCGGCCTTCGATCGCTTCCGCGAGGCGTCGGCGGGCTGGCCCGTGCGGATGCCGGCCGCCTACGTGCGGTTCAAGGACATCTATGCGGAGGCGAAGGTCCGCGAGAGCTACGGCGAGCTCCCCGACCGCGGCGGGGGCATGCTCGAGACGACCCTCGGGGAGGCCCTCGCCATGAAGCCGCCGTTCGTCCAGGTCGCGACGTGGAACGACTGGGGCGAGGGGACGCAAATCGAGCCGTCCGCGGAGTTCGGCTACCGCGACCTGGAGACGATCCAGCGGCTCCGCCGGGAGCGCATCGACCGGTCGTTCGCGCCCCGCGGCCAGGACCTCCGGCTGGTCTATCAACTCTATCAACTGCGGGGCCTCCAGGCCTCCCGGCCGGGGATGAAGGCGAGGCTCGATGAGGTCGCGGCGGACCTCGCGGCCGGCCGCCTCGCGCGGGCCCGCGAGGCCCTGGGCACGCTGGAGGCCGCCTCGCGGACGCCGCCCGTCGAGGACGGGCCCTTCCTCCGCCCGGCCGACGAGGACGGGGCGGAGCCGACCTGGGGCATCAAGGGGGGGATCGCGATCGGGCTCTGGCCGAACCGAGGCCCCCGAGGGCTGATCCGGATCTACACGCCGTACCTGAACCAGCCGAGGCTCACGCCGATGAACTTCATCGCCGTCGAGCCGATCGTCGGCAACGCCCGCGGGCTCTCCGAGCTGGAGCCCAGCCGGTTCGATCCCGGCATGACGGGCAAGGCGATGTGGTCCGCCGACCGCCGGGACCTGGCCGTCTCGCGCCGCGATCCGCGACGGCCGGCCCGCGGGGTGATCAGCACCGAGGACGGCGGTAAGACGCTCCACGTCTCCATCGGCATCGAGCCCTTCGACAACGGGGCCCGCCCCATCATCGGGGTCACCTTCCGGGAGGGCCGGCCGCACGAGGTCACCTTCGTCGTCGAGGCCGTCGAGGGATCCGCGGCGATACGCGCCTGCATCCTCACCGCGACGATGGGCAATTATGCCAGGCTGCGCACGCTCGGGCTGAAGCGCGGGGCCGTCACCGCCGCGTCACTCTACACCCCCTTCCGTCCGGTCTTCGCCGGGTTCGCCGCGCACCGGGAGTGGCCGCTCGAGGACCTGATCGTCCGCGATGACAAGGCATTCGTCGCGGCCTGGCCGGACGAGCCCGACCCTTCGCATGCCACATACGACCGGGACGTCTTCCGCGGCTGGCACTACCGCGGCGACGTCGCGACGCAGTACTGGTCCACGATGGCGACCCCCGGCCTCGTGGCCCGCGTGAACGCCCGCGAGACCTACTGGGCCTCCACGGCGAAGATCCCCGGCGGCGTGGCCTTCGAAAACTTCGAGCTCGAGGTCCCCTTCGCGCCCGTGCGGGAATTCCGGTTCGGGATCGAGCCGGGCCTGATCCGGGAACCGGCGGGCCCCGATCCCGGGCGCTGA
- a CDS encoding DUF3500 domain-containing protein yields the protein MNRPIHLALAAAASALPLCVLAVASRSDGARAAAATATAAQAPPALLASPRATEVVDAADAFLATLSEEQRAIAQVGLESRLAVRWTNFPGGSNVRNGVFYRDLKPEQVEAALKVARVALGEEGFARYQEVRAADDVFAKGHGGPGRGGPGGRGGPSGPGGPPQRKGGGGGFGGGGAMFGSANYMIAFLGKPSKTDPWILQLGGHHLAINIYYKGATGAPTPYHVAAQPTVWKDDQGRTHDPLAPMRDSLNGLLASSRPSS from the coding sequence ATGAACAGGCCAATCCATCTCGCCCTGGCCGCGGCGGCCAGCGCCCTGCCGCTCTGCGTCCTCGCGGTCGCCTCCCGCTCGGATGGAGCCCGCGCCGCGGCGGCGACCGCGACGGCCGCGCAGGCGCCGCCGGCCTTGCTCGCCTCGCCACGGGCGACCGAGGTCGTGGACGCGGCCGATGCCTTCCTGGCCACGCTCTCGGAGGAGCAGCGTGCGATCGCCCAGGTCGGGCTGGAGTCGCGGCTCGCCGTCCGCTGGACGAACTTCCCGGGCGGGTCCAACGTGCGCAACGGCGTCTTCTACCGGGACCTCAAGCCCGAGCAGGTCGAGGCGGCCCTGAAGGTCGCCCGGGTCGCCCTGGGCGAGGAAGGTTTCGCGCGATATCAGGAGGTCCGCGCGGCCGACGACGTCTTTGCCAAGGGGCACGGCGGGCCAGGCCGCGGAGGCCCCGGCGGGCGCGGAGGTCCGAGCGGCCCGGGCGGCCCGCCCCAGAGGAAGGGCGGCGGTGGCGGCTTCGGCGGCGGGGGGGCCATGTTCGGGTCGGCGAACTACATGATCGCCTTCCTGGGCAAGCCGTCGAAGACCGACCCCTGGATCCTCCAGCTGGGCGGGCATCACCTCGCGATCAACATCTACTACAAGGGGGCGACCGGCGCCCCGACCCCGTACCACGTCGCCGCGCAGCCGACGGTGTGGAAGGACGACCAGGGCAGGACGCACGACCCGCTCGCCCCGATGCGAGACTCCCTGAACGGCCTGCTCGCTTCCTCACGCCCGAGCAGTTGA
- a CDS encoding DUF3500 domain-containing protein, with translation MKQAKLEARFNDVYVGPQKDGRFPATSEGVPVAGLSDASKEFVRKAIAAWTGDTPQGLEYRKLYEAELDRTKVAYSGTTNVGGDRGDYVRIDGPRVWIEFATQGNDHYHTIWRDRLTDYGAEFSF, from the coding sequence TTGAAGCAGGCGAAGCTCGAGGCGCGCTTCAATGATGTCTACGTGGGCCCCCAGAAGGATGGCCGGTTCCCCGCGACGAGCGAGGGCGTGCCGGTCGCCGGCCTCTCCGACGCCTCGAAGGAGTTCGTCCGGAAGGCCATCGCGGCCTGGACCGGTGACACGCCCCAGGGCCTCGAGTATCGAAAGCTCTACGAGGCCGAGCTCGACCGGACGAAGGTCGCCTACTCGGGCACGACGAACGTCGGCGGCGACCGGGGTGACTACGTCCGCATCGACGGCCCGCGCGTCTGGATCGAGTTCGCCACCCAGGGCAACGACCATTACCACACCATCTGGCGGGACCGGCTGACCGACTACGGCGCGGAGTTCTCCTTCTGA
- a CDS encoding SWIM zinc finger family protein: MISITEDFIEAAAPNAEAARNGRGLVLKKKYLSLNRSEDETLWFGKCQGSGKTPYLCSADFAVPEKPVYRCTCPSRQFPCKHSLGLLYAIADGKPFTTAEVPEEISSKREKVAARVEKKKAEAEKPVAVNKAALAKKIKAQLDGIDLLEKLTLDVVRLGVGNVNAKTARELEEQARQLGNAYLPGAQAALHGFTKLFREAGGEERTGPGREAVYGEALDQLCRLHALIRKGRAYLQSRLEDPELAPEADTGIAAWLGHAWQLRELKDAGLVEPDVELVQLAFHSYDDVARKEYVDAGAWMNLKSGRIVLTQTFRPYQAARHIKGEDSFAQVAQVKELCVYPGDMNPRVRWDGMLARPIEARDLATVRGHGRAEFAAAVKDVKSVLKNPLADKYPIVALSFRRIGAIGRAMVVEDRTGDRLVLTDAGLPEEPRSTHLLSLVPPEALEDQTLIVRFRHDLDARRLEVKPLSIVTESDVIRLTL, translated from the coding sequence ATGATCTCGATCACCGAAGACTTCATCGAGGCCGCCGCGCCGAACGCGGAAGCGGCCAGGAATGGGCGGGGGCTGGTCCTCAAGAAGAAGTACCTGTCGCTGAACCGCTCGGAGGACGAGACGCTGTGGTTCGGCAAGTGCCAGGGGAGCGGCAAGACGCCGTACCTGTGCTCGGCCGACTTCGCCGTGCCGGAGAAGCCGGTCTACCGCTGCACCTGCCCCAGCCGCCAGTTCCCCTGCAAGCACTCCCTGGGGCTGCTCTACGCGATCGCCGACGGGAAGCCGTTCACCACGGCCGAGGTGCCCGAGGAGATCTCGTCCAAGCGGGAGAAGGTGGCGGCCCGCGTCGAGAAGAAGAAGGCCGAGGCCGAGAAGCCGGTCGCGGTCAACAAGGCGGCGCTCGCCAAGAAGATCAAGGCTCAGCTCGACGGCATCGACCTCCTGGAGAAGCTGACGCTGGACGTCGTCCGGCTGGGCGTCGGCAACGTGAACGCGAAGACCGCCCGCGAGCTGGAGGAGCAGGCCCGCCAGCTCGGCAACGCCTACCTGCCCGGCGCGCAGGCGGCCCTGCACGGATTCACGAAGCTCTTCCGCGAGGCGGGGGGCGAGGAGCGCACCGGCCCCGGCCGCGAGGCCGTCTACGGCGAGGCCCTCGACCAGCTCTGCCGGCTGCACGCCCTGATCCGCAAGGGCCGTGCGTACCTCCAGTCCCGGCTCGAGGACCCGGAGCTGGCCCCGGAGGCCGACACCGGCATCGCCGCCTGGCTGGGCCACGCCTGGCAGCTCCGCGAGCTGAAGGACGCCGGGCTCGTGGAGCCGGACGTCGAGCTCGTCCAGCTCGCCTTCCACTCGTACGACGACGTGGCCCGCAAGGAGTACGTCGACGCCGGCGCCTGGATGAACCTCAAGAGCGGCCGCATCGTCCTCACCCAGACCTTCCGGCCCTACCAGGCCGCCCGGCACATCAAGGGCGAGGACAGCTTCGCCCAGGTGGCGCAGGTCAAGGAGCTGTGCGTCTACCCGGGCGACATGAATCCCCGCGTCCGCTGGGACGGGATGCTCGCCCGGCCGATCGAGGCCCGAGACCTCGCGACGGTCCGCGGCCACGGCCGCGCGGAGTTCGCCGCCGCGGTCAAGGACGTCAAGTCGGTCCTGAAGAACCCCCTCGCGGACAAGTACCCGATCGTCGCCCTGAGCTTCCGCCGCATCGGCGCGATCGGCAGGGCGATGGTCGTCGAGGACCGCACGGGCGACCGCCTGGTCCTCACCGACGCCGGCCTGCCCGAGGAGCCGCGGAGCACGCACCTGCTCTCGCTCGTGCCGCCGGAGGCCCTGGAGGACCAGACCCTCATCGTGCGGTTCCGGCACGACCTGGACGCCCGCAGGCTCGAGGTCAAGCCGCTCTCCATCGTGACCGAATCCGACGTGATCCGCCTGACGCTCTGA